Proteins co-encoded in one Haloarcula pelagica genomic window:
- a CDS encoding universal stress protein, with the protein MLDGIRHRVRAGVQRLHRVERREVREFRRWMETTDHLVHLSMLVVVPLLIGVVTALANAVPSLTFLLFPPLASGTYTLFVDPTGKYSSPGRFVAGLTLGAACGLAALWVSQSFLVTPPGPFAVNAVAAGGAVLLTGLVTWPLGIEEPSGYATALLTLLLQPSQQLPFLGSIFLASSLVAVVFTVWRERFYDRRATYLYESTQGDDHVLVPMRGETPGRTALLGARLAAAHDAGKVVLLDLVSDREIAAAERALLDGEETDIDPDAGGESPLDEELATRVDALEREAGRIETRAGVPCEVVVAVDGGDPATTTLRTADEVNCDLVVAPYESEHGALTPYLRQLLGGDTDVLVHRARTDRTRWKHVLVSVRRASDVSHNMVDFATRLAGRSGRVAVATCIGARSDRRRAEEMLANLVEPFEGTFETRVARTDIQSFLTQTGSQYDLVVIGASQDRSAASRFISPPTFERLEAVEADVAIVDRN; encoded by the coding sequence ATGCTCGACGGGATCAGACATCGGGTCCGGGCGGGAGTCCAGCGACTCCACCGCGTCGAGCGCCGCGAGGTGCGGGAGTTCCGCCGCTGGATGGAGACCACCGACCATCTGGTCCACCTCTCGATGCTCGTTGTCGTCCCGCTGTTGATCGGCGTGGTGACCGCGCTGGCGAACGCCGTCCCGTCGCTGACGTTCCTGCTCTTTCCGCCGCTGGCCTCGGGCACGTACACGCTCTTCGTCGACCCGACCGGGAAGTACTCCAGCCCGGGGCGGTTCGTCGCCGGGCTGACACTCGGGGCGGCCTGTGGCCTCGCGGCGCTGTGGGTCTCGCAGTCGTTTCTCGTGACGCCGCCGGGGCCGTTCGCGGTCAACGCCGTCGCCGCGGGCGGTGCGGTCCTGCTGACCGGGCTGGTGACCTGGCCGCTGGGGATCGAGGAGCCGTCGGGCTACGCCACCGCGCTCCTGACGCTGTTGCTCCAGCCGTCCCAGCAACTCCCCTTCCTCGGGAGCATCTTCCTGGCGAGTTCGCTCGTCGCGGTGGTGTTTACCGTCTGGCGCGAGCGGTTCTACGACCGGCGGGCGACGTACCTCTACGAGTCGACACAGGGCGACGACCACGTGCTGGTCCCGATGCGGGGGGAGACCCCGGGGCGGACCGCGCTGCTGGGGGCGCGACTGGCCGCGGCCCACGACGCCGGGAAGGTCGTCCTGCTCGATCTCGTCTCGGATCGCGAGATCGCGGCCGCCGAGCGGGCGCTGCTGGACGGCGAGGAGACGGATATCGACCCCGACGCCGGCGGCGAGTCCCCGCTGGACGAGGAGCTGGCGACCCGTGTCGACGCCCTGGAGCGGGAGGCCGGCCGGATCGAGACCCGCGCCGGCGTCCCGTGTGAGGTGGTCGTCGCCGTCGACGGCGGGGACCCGGCCACGACCACGCTCCGGACGGCGGACGAGGTCAACTGCGACCTCGTGGTCGCGCCCTACGAGAGCGAACACGGCGCGCTCACGCCGTACCTCCGGCAGTTGTTGGGCGGTGACACCGACGTGTTGGTCCACCGTGCGCGGACCGACCGCACTCGCTGGAAACACGTCCTGGTCTCGGTGCGCCGGGCCAGCGATGTCTCGCACAACATGGTCGACTTCGCGACTCGCCTGGCCGGCCGTAGCGGCCGGGTCGCGGTCGCGACCTGTATCGGCGCCCGCTCCGATCGCCGGCGGGCCGAGGAGATGCTGGCGAACCTGGTCGAACCGTTTGAGGGCACCTTCGAGACGCGGGTCGCCCGGACGGACATCCAGTCGTTTCTCACACAGACCGGGTCACAGTACGACCTGGTCGTCATCGGTGCCAGTCAGGACCGCAGCGCAGCCTCGCGCTTTATCTCGCCGCCGACCTTCGAACGGCTCGAAGCCGTCGAGGCCGACGTGGCGATCGTCGACCGGAACTAG
- a CDS encoding cytochrome P450, whose protein sequence is MCAQQVGRPADAPVTPGDRPPSLGRVPVVDNTVAMVRDPLAFYDRVGAHEADVVGYNVAGTTGYFLTHPDLVERVLVTDAGDYEKGALLQRTLGKFVGEGLFLLEGEEWQRQRTALQPAFYRDRIETYGETMTDFAAATADEWTDGEVLDVRPSMQSLTLRILGKTLLDVDIETTADALEPLLSALRHRLDPRALSAYLPLWVPTPINRRVNRSLATFEATLDDIVAARRQEAEATREARDDVLSLLLAMDEGTMDRERLGDQLLTFLVAGHDTTSLTLSYAWFLLATHPDVQERLHDELDETLDGATPAPADLFELPYLDRVLSEVLRLYPPAFTVFRQPTAPVSLGGYEIAPDAQLTLPQWLVHRDARWYDDPDVFRPDRWTDDFEATLPDYAYYPFGGGPRHCIGMRFARMEAKLALATIAQRFAVDPVTEPPLELAMQITLSPAEPIEVRARQR, encoded by the coding sequence ATGTGTGCCCAACAGGTGGGTCGGCCCGCCGACGCGCCGGTGACGCCGGGCGACCGGCCGCCATCTCTCGGCCGCGTCCCCGTCGTCGACAACACCGTCGCGATGGTACGGGATCCGCTTGCCTTCTACGACCGCGTCGGCGCCCACGAGGCCGATGTCGTCGGCTACAACGTCGCCGGAACCACGGGCTACTTCCTCACCCACCCGGACCTCGTCGAACGGGTGCTGGTCACCGACGCCGGCGACTACGAGAAAGGCGCCCTGCTCCAGCGGACCCTCGGGAAGTTCGTCGGCGAGGGACTGTTTCTCCTGGAGGGCGAGGAGTGGCAGCGCCAGCGGACGGCGCTCCAGCCGGCGTTCTACCGGGACCGCATCGAGACCTACGGCGAGACGATGACCGACTTCGCCGCCGCGACCGCCGACGAGTGGACCGACGGGGAAGTCCTCGACGTTCGGCCGTCGATGCAGTCGCTCACGCTGCGTATCCTCGGCAAGACGCTGCTGGACGTAGACATCGAGACCACCGCCGACGCACTCGAACCGCTGCTGTCGGCGCTCCGACACCGGCTCGATCCGCGGGCACTGTCGGCGTATCTCCCGCTGTGGGTCCCGACACCGATCAACCGCCGGGTGAACCGCTCGCTGGCGACGTTCGAGGCGACGCTCGACGACATCGTCGCCGCCCGCCGTCAGGAAGCCGAGGCGACCCGCGAGGCCCGCGACGACGTGCTCTCGCTGTTGCTGGCGATGGACGAGGGGACGATGGACCGCGAGCGCCTGGGCGACCAGTTGCTGACCTTCCTCGTCGCCGGCCACGACACCACGTCGCTGACCCTGTCGTACGCCTGGTTCCTGCTGGCGACTCACCCCGACGTTCAGGAACGCCTCCACGACGAACTCGACGAGACGCTGGACGGTGCGACCCCCGCACCCGCCGACCTCTTCGAGTTGCCGTATCTGGATCGAGTCCTCTCGGAGGTGCTTCGCCTCTACCCGCCGGCGTTTACCGTCTTCCGACAGCCGACCGCGCCGGTCTCGCTTGGCGGCTACGAGATTGCCCCCGACGCACAACTGACCCTCCCCCAGTGGCTCGTCCACCGGGACGCCCGCTGGTACGACGACCCCGACGTCTTCCGTCCGGACCGCTGGACAGACGACTTCGAGGCGACGCTGCCCGACTACGCCTACTACCCCTTCGGCGGCGGCCCGCGCCACTGCATCGGGATGCGCTTCGCTCGGATGGAGGCGAAACTCGCGCTGGCGACGATCGCCCAGCGGTTCGCGGTCGACCCCGTCACGGAACCGCCCCTCGAACTGGCCATGCAGATCACCCTCTCGCCGGCCGAGCCGATCGAAGTCCGAGCACGGCAGCGCTGA